The genomic window CACTGAATTACAGAGGCCGCAGCATCGAATGGGTGAGACGCGGCAACCATAGCTAAAGGCGTAGCAGTCATGACCAGCGCCATCGTGCCATATCCCAACATGCTGCCCAAGACAGCTACGATGAATTTAGGCTGACGTGCAATCACCATTAGAGGCCGTACGGGTTCTGTCTGTTGCACAACTGAGGCGCGGGGCATTGCCACCCAGGTCAGTAGCAGAAGAGCAACCAGTTGCAGCGTAATGATCACCACCAGAGAGCCCGCATATTGAGCCTCCATCAGCACTCTGGACCAGGTTGCTAAAGCAGGACCCACCAGTGCAGCAATGACTCCACCCGCAATGACCAGGGAAATCGCCTGGCTGCGAAACTGTTCGTGAGCTGCTTCAGCCGCCGCAAACCGGTAGAAGCCAGCAAAGCCGTTAAAGCTACCGAACAGAATCGTCGCCAGACAAAAGAGAGGGAAGCTTTGGCTCGAAATTGCGTAAACGCCTAAGACTGAACCAGCCATGCCAACTAGCACCCCAATCTGAAATCCAACCCGACGTCCCAAGCGTTGCATGAGCAGGGAGGCAGGAATGGTTGCCCCCATCGTTGCCAACTGCTGTAGAGCCAGAGGAAAAGTGGCCAAGGATTTATCGTCGGCTAAGGCTTGACCAATGAGCGCTGCCACGGTAGCCAGGACCGTATTCCCAGTCATCCCCAGTGCTTGGCACAACGCAAGTAGCAGAACATTTTTCCTGGCTGGATCAAGAGTCATCAAGGCAAATCACTCGGAGTCAAAACACCCTTAATTAGGACACAACTAGAGAAAGCATCAAAATTAGACATTGATGATATCAGGTTGTGTTTGCCATAAACCTCAACGACTGCCCCAATAATGCCAGGATTAAACCTGAGTCCGTCTGGGGCAACGACCAATGAAAACAGAACTGCAAGAGCGTGCGGATATCTTGGCGGTCAACTTACAAAGAAGTGTAGACGCTTGTCTTGAAGTGCTTCGCTCCATTAGCCAGTTCTATGCTTCGTCTAAGCAAGTCAGAA from Leptolyngbya sp. FACHB-261 includes these protein-coding regions:
- a CDS encoding MFS transporter; the protein is MTLDPARKNVLLLALCQALGMTGNTVLATVAALIGQALADDKSLATFPLALQQLATMGATIPASLLMQRLGRRVGFQIGVLVGMAGSVLGVYAISSQSFPLFCLATILFGSFNGFAGFYRFAAAEAAHEQFRSQAISLVIAGGVIAALVGPALATWSRVLMEAQYAGSLVVIITLQLVALLLLTWVAMPRASVVQQTEPVRPLMVIARQPKFIVAVLGSMLGYGTMALVMTATPLAMVAASHPFDAAASVIQWHVLGMFAPSFVTGFLIARFGVLNIILCGGVLNAFCIAINLLGTGFLEFWAALLLLGIGWNFMFVGSTTLLTEAYAPAERAKSQAMHDFLMFGFVAFATFLSGRLLYDFGWDMVNYAGIPMNALAIAAVLWLRQRRDLAPVSPD